One genomic window of Triplophysa rosa linkage group LG11, Trosa_1v2, whole genome shotgun sequence includes the following:
- the hs3st2 gene encoding heparan sulfate glucosamine 3-O-sulfotransferase 2, which yields MAYRFLSSRIVPSSNRLSRRFIFIFTISLSFTYLCYSILFCSGTIMPNQRLEEHRCVRLKPIGSKKLLQKSHYCTISAKTRGTSDETRVVGLTANHNGNQSKQSVSQKTQARNSDGLDHKQPNNTNSPKYGNKKLPNALIVGVKKGGTRAVLEFIRIHPDVRALGTEPHFFDRNYDKGLDWYRGLMPRTLDSQITMEKTPSYFVTREAPRRISNMSRETKLIVVVRNPVTRAISDYTQTLSKKPDIPSFEDLAFKNRSQGLVDTSWNAIRIGMYIIHLENWLQYFRLSQIHFVSGERLITDPAGELGRVQDFLGLKRIITDKHFYFNRTKGFPCLKKPESSSQPRCLGKSKGRTHVQIDQEVIEQLGEFYRPFNVKFYEMVGHDFRWD from the exons ATGGCATATAGGTTCCTGTCCAGCCGAATCGTGCCATCCTCAAACAGATTAAGCAgaaggtttatttttatattcacCATATCGTTGTCTTTCACGTATCTATGCTACAGCATCCTATTCTGTTCCGGTACAATCATGCCTAACCAGAGATTGGAGGAGCATCGCTGCGTCCGTCTGAAACCCATAGGGAGTAAAAAACTTTTACAGAAGTCACATTATTGCACTATATCTGCAAAAACGAGAGGAACCTCGGATGAAACGAGAGTTGTGGGTCTTACAGCAAACCATAATGGTAACCAAAGCAAACAGTCCGTCTCGCAGAAAACACAAGCGCGAAACTCGGATGGGCTGGATCACAAGCAACCTAATAACACAAATTCACCAAAATACGGGAACAAGAAACTTCCAAACGCGCTTATAGTCGGCGTTAAGAAGGGAGGAACCCGGGCTGTTCTCGAGTTCATCCGAATTCATCCAGATGTTCGGGCACTTGGGACTGAGCCGCATTTCTTTGATAGAAACTATGACAAAGGCTTGGACTGGTACAG AGGCCTTATGCCACGGACTCTCGACAGTCAGATCACCATGGAGAAAACCCCAAGTTACTTCGTGACCCGGGAGGCACCGCGACGCATCTCAAACATGTCCCGCGAAACAAAGCTGATCGTAGTGGTACGCAACCCCGTGACCAGAGCCATCTCCGACTACACACAGACTTTGTCAAAGAAGCCTGACATCCCCTCTTTCGAGGATCTCGCTTTCAAGAATAGAAGCCAAGGCCTCGTGGACACCTCCTGGAACGCCATTCGCATAGGGATGTACATCATTCACCTGGAGAACTGGCTGCAGTACTTTCGCCTCTCGCAGATCCATTTCGTCAGTGGCGAGCGGCTCATCACGGACCCGGCCGGAGAGCTGGGCCGCGTGCAGGACTTCCTCGGCCTCAAACGCATCATCACGGACAAGCACTTCTACTTCAACCGAACGAAAGGCTTCCCGTGCCTGAAGAAGCCGGAGAGCAGCAGTCAGCCCCGATGCCTGGGCAAGTCCAAAGGCAGAACTCACGTACAGATCGACCAGGAAGTCATCGAGCAGCTTGGAGAATTTTATAGGCCATTCAATGTAAAATTTTATGAAATGGTGGGTCATGACTTCAGATGGGATTGA